The following DNA comes from Amycolatopsis solani.
ATCCGGGCGGTGCCCGCGTCGAGCACCGCGTGGTCAACGCGGCTTCGCGCGGGCGGTGGGGGGTGCCGCTCGCGAACCGGTTCTTCGTCGGGTTCCGGGCGCGGACCGCCGCCGGCTTCGCGCGATTGCTCGAAGAACTGGGTGCACCGGGGTAGGCGCGCGCTCGGATCGGCGCGTAGGCTGACTTAGGTAAGCCTTAGTATTGGAGTGGTCGATGACTGAAGCACCCCGGCGGTCCGGGCGTCCCGCGGTGCGGCTGCGGGTGCTGCGCACCGAACGGCTGACCCCGCACATGATCCGCATCGTCGCGGGCGGCGAAGGCATCGCCGACTTCACGCCGAACGACTGCACCGACGCCTACGTCAAGGTGCTGTTCAAGGTGCCGGGCGTCGAGTACCCGGAGCCGTTCGACGTCCAGGAATGCCGTGCGACGCTGCCGCGCGAGCACTGGCCGCGGATGCGTTCGTACACCGTCCGGGCGTTCGACCCGCAGGCCGGCGAGCTGGTCATCGACTTCGTCCACCACGGCGACGAGGGCATCGCCGGCCCGTGGGCGGCCGCCGCCCAGCCGGGCGACGAGCTGCTGCTGTCCGGTCCCGGTGGCGGCTACGCGCCGGGCACCGAGGCCGACTGGCACCTGCTGGCGGGCGACGAAAGCGCGTTGCCCGCCATCGCGGCGTCGCTCGAAGCGCTCCCGGCCGGCGTCCCGGCCCGTGCGGTGATCCTCGTCGAGAACGCGGACGAGGAGCAGCCGCTGGTCACCAAGGCGGACGCGCAGATCACCTGGCTGCACCGGGCGTCCGGCGGCGACGTCGCTGCGGCGGTGCGCGAGCTGCCGTGGCTCGACGGCGTCGTGCAGGCGTTCGTGCACGGCGAGGCGGACTTCGTGCGGAACCTGCGGCGGTACCTGCTCGACGAGCGCGGCGTGCGGCGGGAGCTGCTGTCGATCTCGGGCTACTGGCGCACGGGCAAGAACGACGAAGCGTGGCGCGAGGAGAAAGCGGCCGAACGGGCGCGGGAGAAGTAACCTCGCCGCATGGCGGAACTCAAGGTGGAAGTCGACCCGGCCGAAGCCGGGTTCGACGCGGACCGGCTGTCGCGGCTCGACGCGCACTTCGACCGGTATGTCGAGGATGGACGGTTACCCGGCTGGCTCGCGGTGGTGAGCAGGCACGGCCGGGTCGTGCACGTCGGCCGCGGCGGGCACCGCGACGTCGAAGCGGGTCTCCCGGTGGAGACCGATACGCTCTGGCGCCTCTTCTCGATGACCAAGCCGGTCACGTCGGTGGCGGCGATGATGCTGGCCGAAGAGGGCTTGCTGGAGCTGGACGACCCGATTTCACGCTGGCTGCCGGAGTTCGCCGAACCGCGCGTGTTCGTCAAGGGATCGGCGCTGGCGCCCGTCACCGAGCCGGCGACGTCGCCGATCCGCGTGTGGCACCTGCTGACGCACACGGCGGGCCTGACGTACGGCTTCCACCACGGCCACCCGGTGGACGCGATCTACCGGGCGGCCGGCTTCGAGTGGGGCACCCCGCGCGGTCTCGACCTGGCGGCGTGCAGTGAGCAGTGGGCGTCGCTGCCCCTGGTGTTCCAGCCGGGCACCGAATGGAACTACTCGATCGCGACGGACGTGCTCGGGCGGCTCATCGAGGTGGTGTCGGGCCTGCCACTGGACGAATTCTTCGCGACGCGGATCTTCACGCCGCTGGGCATGACGGAAACGGACTTCGCGGCCACTTCGGTTTCGCGCTTGGCCGCGCTGTACGTCCGCGACCCGGCTTCGGGGCGTGCGGTGCGGAACGACGCTTTCGGGCGGTCCGGTGTCTCACGCCCGGACTGCTTGTCCGGCGGCGGAGGCCTGGTGTCGACGGCGGGGGATTACTGGCGCTTCACGGAGATGCTCCTCCGCGGCGGCGAACTCGACGGCGTCCGGCTGCTGTCCCCGCGAACGGTGTCCCTGATGGCTTCGAACCACCTCCCCGGGCGGGTGGACCTGGAGGCGTTCGGCCGCCCGTTGTTCGCGGAGATGCCCTTCGACGGCCACGGCTTCGGTCTGGGCTTCTCGGTTTTGGAGGACCCGGTGAAGGCCCGGACGTTGTCCTCGGCCGGCGAGTTCGCCTGGGGCGGCGCGGCTTCGACGGCGTTCTGGGTGGATCCGGACGAGGACTTGACGGTGGGGTTCTACACGCAGCTGCTGCCTTCGAGCACCTACCGGTTGCGGCCGCAGCTGCGTCAGCTGGTTTACCAGGCGCTGGTGGACTGAGCAGGCTGGCCCGCCTGCGGCTGCCCCGCGGCGAGGTACCTCGCCACGGTGCTCCGCAGGTGGGCGGAAGATTTGTCACGTCAACGCGGGCTCCAGGTGCGCGTCACAGCCCGCATCGCCCGCGCCGGGACTGCGGTTCGGATTCGTCGCCGCGCCGGAGGCGCTCGTGCCGTCGCTCGAACGTGCCGTCCGTGCCACGACGTGGAACCCGCGCTGTTCACGCGTACCGCTGACCGCCCGATCGGGCAAGGAAACTCGCCCGGCCACGAGTACGTTGGGGGGCAGAGGGTTCTCGGGGAGGGGCGGCCATGCGGCGGATCGGGATCGTCGGAGCGGGGCAAGCGGGCTTGGTCCTGGCCATCGGACTACGCCAACGGGGTTACGCCGTCACCGTGTTCGCCGAGCGTCCCGCGGACGAGGTGCGGGCCGGGCGGCTCGTCTCCAACCAATGCCTGTTCGCTCCCGCGCTGCAGCGGGAACGCGAGCTCGGCATCAACTTCTGGGACGCCGAGGCGCCGCCGATCCGGGAAGTCGCCTTCGCGGCCGCGGGGGTGGAAACCGAACCCGCGATGTCCTGGCGCGTGGGACTCGACCGGCCCGCCCAGTCGGTCGACCAGCGCGTCAAGGTTTCGGACTGGCTGGCGGAATTCGAACGCCTCGGCGGCGAAGTGCGAATTCGAAGGGTCACCCCGGACGAGCTGGACGAGTGCGCCCGCGAGTTCGAGCTGCTCGTCGTGGCGGCCGGGCGCGGCGCGCAGTTCGACGCGCTCTTCCCGCGCGATGACGAGCGCTCGCCGTACCGCGAACCGCAGCGGGCGATCGGCATCATTTACGTCGCCGGGGAACTCGACGCGGTGCCCGGCCTGACGTTCGGGATGTCCCACGTCGGGGAGTTCTTCCTGCTGCCGGTGCTTTCGGTGCACGGGCCCGTGCACGGCATCGGCTTCTTCGGCGTGCCCGGTGGGCCGATGGACGTCTGGGACGAGGTCACCGACGTTGAGCAGCACTACGAGACCGCGCGGAAGCTGTTGCGCGCGCACTACCCGTGGCAGGCCGCGTTGCTCGACGACGCCCGGCCGGCGGCGCCCGGCGATCTGCTGCACGGCCGGATCACGCCGGTCGTCCGGCACCCGGTCGGTACCCTGCCGTCCGGGGCGAAGGTCCTCGCGATGGGGGACACCGCGGTGACCAACGACCCGGTCGGCGGCCAGGGCGCCAACATGGCCGCCCGCGCGGCGCGGGCGTACCAGGAGGCCATCGTCGAGCGCGCGGACCGGCCGTTCGACGAGGAGTTCATGCACGACGCCTTCGCCCGCTACTGGCAGCACGCCCGGCACGCGACGCGCTTCAACAACGACCTCCTGGCCCCGCCCGCGGACCACGTACTGGCCACATTGGACACCGCGCAACGCGTTCCCGAAGTGGCGCACCGGTTCGCGCACCTCTTCGAGAACCCGGCCGACTACGAAGGCTGGCTCGGCGATCCCACAGCGGCGATGGCTTACCTTCAGTCGAAGGGACCGCGGTCGGGGGCGCAGACCGTGCCCGGGGCGGGGACCGAACCCGTGCCGAAGTAGCGGTCGAGCCAGGCGTCGGCGCACGCGCTCTTGCCGCGCGAGCCGTGGCCGTACGCGTCGAGGGTCAGCAGCCGCGCGTTGCCGAGCAGTTTCTCGGTGCGCTGCGCCCCGGCGTACGGCGTTTCCAGGTCGCCCTGGCGGTTGGCGAGCAGCAGGATCGGCGCCGTCGGGCGGTTCCACGGACCGGCGTAGCGGCCGGTGTCGGAGACGTCCCAGCTGGCGCAGGGGAGCGTCTTGTAGACGTCGTACGCGCCGAAACCGCGTCCGACCTGGTCCGCACGCCGGGCGTAGTCCCACCAGACGGCCGGATCGCGCGGGTTCGCCGCGTCCGAGCACAGCGTCGCGCCGCCGCCGAGCAGGGAGTCGATGTCCGGTGGGCCGCCCGCTGACGCCGGTGCGCGCGAGGCCGGATCCGCCAGCGCGGTCAGGAAAGCGGCCAGCTGCGGCGCGGCCTGCGCGTCGGTCAGGTAGTTGTGGATCGTGGCGATCGCGCTCTGGTAGGTGACGACGACCTGCTTGCCGGTCGTGTCGGTCACCGTGATCGGGCCGGCTTCGAGCCGGTCCAGGATCGCGTTGTGGTCGAACGGGCAGCGCGCCGCGCAGGCGTCCAAAAAGGACCCAAGCGCCCGCGGGCCGTCTTCGTAGCCCTGAAGCCGGTAGCTCATCGGACCGGTTCCGGTCGACCAGCGCACCGGGTCGTCGACCGCGTCGAGCGCCAGGGAACCCACCCGGCCGGGGAACAGGTTGGCGTACGTCTCGCCGAGGTAGGTGCCGTAGGACTTCCCGTAGTACCGCAGTTTCGGCTCGCCGAACGCCGCCCGCAGCCGGTCGAGGTCGCGGGCGATCGTGCCGGTCGAGAGGTGGTTCGCCAGCGGGCCCGCGTTCCGCTCGCAGAGGTCGGTGACCGTGCGGGTGTCCGCGATCTGCTGCCGCTCGGCCTCGCGCGTCAGCGGGAACGTGCCGAGCGCTCGCTGGAGCACCTCGAGCTGCGAGGGATCGGTGAAGCAGTGGATCTTCGAGCTGGCGCCGACACCACGCGGGTCGAACCCGACGATGTCGTAGCGCGCGTGCAGGAACGGCGTCAACGCTGGGGCGAACCGGCCGGACGAGCCGGGGCCGCCGGGGTTGTAGAAGATGGTGCCCAGCTTGTGGGCCTGGTCGGTGGCGGGCAACCGGCCGACGGCGATCGACGCGGTGCCCAGCGAAAGGTCCTGATAGGACAGCGGGACGTCGAGGTGTCCGCACTGGTACCCGGCCTGACAAGTGTCTTCCCAGACGATTCCGGCGGGGCTCGCCGCGGCCGCGGGCGCGAGTGCGCCCACGGCGAGAGCGGCGGCCCCCAGAGCCAGCGCAGCACGGAGTTTCGGAGAATTCATGACCCCGATCGTCCCGGCACCGGGACCGGGGGCGCGCTGGTGCGCACCCCCGGAACCGGGGTAGGGCGGGCCCTACGCGGTGAGCTTCGGGATGATCTGCGAGCCGTAGGACGCCAGCGTCGCCTCGCGGTCGTCGTGCATCAGGTACAGCGAGAACTGGTTCACGCCGAGCTCCGCCAGCTCCTGCAGCCGCTCCACGTGGGACGACGCCGGGCCCAGCAGGCAGAACCGGTCGACGATCTCGTCCGGGACGAACTCCGTCGACGGGTTGCCCGCCTTGCCGTGGTGGCTGTAGTCGTAGCCCTCCCGCTCGCGGATGTAGTCGGTCAGCTCCTTGGGCACCGCGCCCGAAGACCCGTACCGCGCCACCAGGTCCGCGACGTGGTTGCCGACCATCCCGCCGAACCAGCGCAGCTGTTCGCGCTGGTGCGCCAGGTCGTCGCCGACGTACGCCGGGGCCGCGACGCAGATCGTGATGCCGCCGGGGTCGCGGCCGGCCGCCCGCGCTGCGTCGCGCACCGCGCCGATCGTCCAGCGCGCGATCGCCGGGTCCGCGCACTGGAGGATGAAGCCGTCGGCGTGCTCGCCGACCGTCTTCAGCGCCTTCGGCCCGTACCCGGCCATCCACATTTCCAGGCGCCCGTTGCGGATCCACGGGATCCGCACGGTCGTCTCGTTCATTTCCACCGCACGACCTTCGGCGAGGTCCTTGACCACGCGCATGCAGTCGCGGACGGTGGCCAAAGTGGACGGTGGCTTCCCGACCACGCGGTGCGCCGAGTCGCCGCGGCCGATGCCGCAGACCGTCCGGTTGCCGTACATGTCGTTGAGCGTGGCGAACGTCGACGCCATCACCGACCAGTCCCGGGTGCCGGGGCTGGTCACCATCGGCCCGACGACCATCGACGACGTCGCCGCGAGGATCGCCGAGTAGATGACGAACGGTTCCTGCCACAGCACGCAGGAGTCGAACGTCCAGCCGTAGCGGAACCCGGCGTCCTCGGCGTCCTTCATCAGCCGTACGACGTCCCGCGCGGGCGGGTCCGTCTGCAGCACGATCCCGAAGTCCATCGCTACCTCAGTTCAGGTATTGGTTCAGCGCACGGGACAGGAACTTGCCGTGCGAGGTCGACCCGGTGAACCCGTCGGGCGACACGACCACGCGCCCCCGTGACAGCACCGTGTGCACGCGGCCGGTGATCTCGAGCCCCTCGTACGCCGAGTAGTCGACGTTCATGTGGTGCGTCGAAGCCGACAACGTCTGCGTCGCCGAGGGGTCGTAGATCACGATGTCCGCGTCGGAACCCGCCGCGACGACTCCCTTCTTCGGGTACAGCCCGAACATCCGCGCCGGCGTGGCCGAGCACGTCTCGACCCAGCGTCCGAGCGTCAGCTCACCCGCGACGACGCCCTGGTGCAGCAGGTCCATCCGGTGCTCGACACCCGGTATCCCGTTCGGGATGGCCCGGAAGTCGCCCCGGCCCAGCTCTTTCTGGTCCTTGAAGCAGAACGGGCAGTGGTCGGTGGACACCACGGACAGGTCGTTCGTCCGCAGCCCGCGCCACAGGTCGGCCTGGTGCGACTTCTCCCGCAGCGGCGGCGAAGCGACGTACTTCGCGCCCTCGAAGTCCGGCTTCGCCAAGTCCTCAATGGACAAGTAGAGGTACTGCGGGCACGTCTCGGCGAAGACGTTCTGCCCGTCGTTGCGTGCCTCCGCGACCGCCGCAAGCGCTTGCGACGCCGACAGGTGCACGATGTACAGCGGCGAACCGGTGACCTTCGCGAGCTGGATCGCCCGTGACGTCGCTTCGCCCTCCAGCTCCGGCGGCCGGGTGAGACCGTGCTGCACGGGGTCGACGTTGCCGGCGGCGAACGCCTGCGCCGCCAGCTGGTCGATCGCGATGCCGTTTTCCGCGTGCATCATGATCGTAGCGCCGATTTCCCGCGCTTTCTGCATCGCCAGCAGGATTTCCCCGTCCGTGGAGTAGAACACCCCCGGATAGGCCATGAACATCTTGAAGCTGCCGATGCCGGCGTCGACGCAGGCTTCCATCTCCTTCAGCGACTGGTCGTTGACGTCGGAGACGATCATGTGGAAGCCGTAGTCGATCGCGCAGTTGCCGTCGGCCTTCGCGTGCCACTTGTCCATGGTGGACAGCAGCGACGTGCCCTTGGCCTGCACGGCGAAGTCGATGATCGTCGTCGTGCCGCCCCAGGCGGCCGCGGTGGTGCCGGTCGAGAACGAGTCGACGGAGTGCGTGCCGCCGAACGGCATCTCCATGTGCGTGTGCGCGTCGATGCCGCCGGGCAGCACGTACTTGCCGGTGGCGTCGATCGTCTCGTCGCCCTGCAGCGTCCCGGGCGCCCCGACG
Coding sequences within:
- a CDS encoding serine hydrolase domain-containing protein encodes the protein MAELKVEVDPAEAGFDADRLSRLDAHFDRYVEDGRLPGWLAVVSRHGRVVHVGRGGHRDVEAGLPVETDTLWRLFSMTKPVTSVAAMMLAEEGLLELDDPISRWLPEFAEPRVFVKGSALAPVTEPATSPIRVWHLLTHTAGLTYGFHHGHPVDAIYRAAGFEWGTPRGLDLAACSEQWASLPLVFQPGTEWNYSIATDVLGRLIEVVSGLPLDEFFATRIFTPLGMTETDFAATSVSRLAALYVRDPASGRAVRNDAFGRSGVSRPDCLSGGGGLVSTAGDYWRFTEMLLRGGELDGVRLLSPRTVSLMASNHLPGRVDLEAFGRPLFAEMPFDGHGFGLGFSVLEDPVKARTLSSAGEFAWGGAASTAFWVDPDEDLTVGFYTQLLPSSTYRLRPQLRQLVYQALVD
- the hydA gene encoding dihydropyrimidinase, with translation MTTLIQGGQVVSPSGALLADVLVDGETIAAVGAPGTLQGDETIDATGKYVLPGGIDAHTHMEMPFGGTHSVDSFSTGTTAAAWGGTTTIIDFAVQAKGTSLLSTMDKWHAKADGNCAIDYGFHMIVSDVNDQSLKEMEACVDAGIGSFKMFMAYPGVFYSTDGEILLAMQKAREIGATIMMHAENGIAIDQLAAQAFAAGNVDPVQHGLTRPPELEGEATSRAIQLAKVTGSPLYIVHLSASQALAAVAEARNDGQNVFAETCPQYLYLSIEDLAKPDFEGAKYVASPPLREKSHQADLWRGLRTNDLSVVSTDHCPFCFKDQKELGRGDFRAIPNGIPGVEHRMDLLHQGVVAGELTLGRWVETCSATPARMFGLYPKKGVVAAGSDADIVIYDPSATQTLSASTHHMNVDYSAYEGLEITGRVHTVLSRGRVVVSPDGFTGSTSHGKFLSRALNQYLN
- a CDS encoding alpha/beta hydrolase is translated as MNSPKLRAALALGAAALAVGALAPAAAASPAGIVWEDTCQAGYQCGHLDVPLSYQDLSLGTASIAVGRLPATDQAHKLGTIFYNPGGPGSSGRFAPALTPFLHARYDIVGFDPRGVGASSKIHCFTDPSQLEVLQRALGTFPLTREAERQQIADTRTVTDLCERNAGPLANHLSTGTIARDLDRLRAAFGEPKLRYYGKSYGTYLGETYANLFPGRVGSLALDAVDDPVRWSTGTGPMSYRLQGYEDGPRALGSFLDACAARCPFDHNAILDRLEAGPITVTDTTGKQVVVTYQSAIATIHNYLTDAQAAPQLAAFLTALADPASRAPASAGGPPDIDSLLGGGATLCSDAANPRDPAVWWDYARRADQVGRGFGAYDVYKTLPCASWDVSDTGRYAGPWNRPTAPILLLANRQGDLETPYAGAQRTEKLLGNARLLTLDAYGHGSRGKSACADAWLDRYFGTGSVPAPGTVCAPDRGPFD
- a CDS encoding styrene monooxygenase/indole monooxygenase family protein, with protein sequence MRRIGIVGAGQAGLVLAIGLRQRGYAVTVFAERPADEVRAGRLVSNQCLFAPALQRERELGINFWDAEAPPIREVAFAAAGVETEPAMSWRVGLDRPAQSVDQRVKVSDWLAEFERLGGEVRIRRVTPDELDECAREFELLVVAAGRGAQFDALFPRDDERSPYREPQRAIGIIYVAGELDAVPGLTFGMSHVGEFFLLPVLSVHGPVHGIGFFGVPGGPMDVWDEVTDVEQHYETARKLLRAHYPWQAALLDDARPAAPGDLLHGRITPVVRHPVGTLPSGAKVLAMGDTAVTNDPVGGQGANMAARAARAYQEAIVERADRPFDEEFMHDAFARYWQHARHATRFNNDLLAPPADHVLATLDTAQRVPEVAHRFAHLFENPADYEGWLGDPTAAMAYLQSKGPRSGAQTVPGAGTEPVPK
- a CDS encoding siderophore-interacting protein, coding for MTEAPRRSGRPAVRLRVLRTERLTPHMIRIVAGGEGIADFTPNDCTDAYVKVLFKVPGVEYPEPFDVQECRATLPREHWPRMRSYTVRAFDPQAGELVIDFVHHGDEGIAGPWAAAAQPGDELLLSGPGGGYAPGTEADWHLLAGDESALPAIAASLEALPAGVPARAVILVENADEEQPLVTKADAQITWLHRASGGDVAAAVRELPWLDGVVQAFVHGEADFVRNLRRYLLDERGVRRELLSISGYWRTGKNDEAWREEKAAERAREK
- a CDS encoding TIGR03842 family LLM class F420-dependent oxidoreductase; translation: MDFGIVLQTDPPARDVVRLMKDAEDAGFRYGWTFDSCVLWQEPFVIYSAILAATSSMVVGPMVTSPGTRDWSVMASTFATLNDMYGNRTVCGIGRGDSAHRVVGKPPSTLATVRDCMRVVKDLAEGRAVEMNETTVRIPWIRNGRLEMWMAGYGPKALKTVGEHADGFILQCADPAIARWTIGAVRDAARAAGRDPGGITICVAAPAYVGDDLAHQREQLRWFGGMVGNHVADLVARYGSSGAVPKELTDYIREREGYDYSHHGKAGNPSTEFVPDEIVDRFCLLGPASSHVERLQELAELGVNQFSLYLMHDDREATLASYGSQIIPKLTA